Proteins encoded within one genomic window of Dyadobacter chenhuakuii:
- a CDS encoding BatD family protein, with protein sequence MKLYALLNIILCFSGTLLAQTINDASTIELGSKNLSLDQPFLISVVLRDAETRPAVIFPEINGLEKRSKSATSAISTVYGKKVVIQTITQEYFAAKPGNYLIPAFVITINSLKLKSEETMVVFSQQASPGDAVSVGVSPTFEADVEDTGDGIFLSVQTDKKAVFIREGFALRISLYIAENAPVQMEFYRFNEQLQSILKQLRPANCWEENVGIEEIVKRRITIRGRRYTEYNMYQARLFPITTEDIVFPSIALQMLVIDNSKAVNVERKVVRSFRSNKAAIVVRQLPDHPLRDQVAVGQYALKENLSSTLVYPGESVRYMFKVEGVGNIAAIPAPTIQSNSTFDIYPPEVSQIIKRSYQSVVGEKTFDYFVVPRKDGEFPLGRYFQWVYFNSSKAKYDTLRSAKMLSVKGEDYKLANLSLSGSSGLYDNLESLDSSKDSIDYKKILKDTTNGIVILLLIAMVWVFRK encoded by the coding sequence ATGAAATTATATGCGTTATTAAATATTATTTTGTGTTTTTCTGGTACGCTTCTGGCCCAGACTATTAATGACGCCTCTACCATTGAATTAGGATCCAAAAACTTATCATTGGATCAGCCTTTCCTTATATCGGTTGTTCTGCGTGATGCAGAAACGCGGCCGGCGGTTATTTTTCCGGAAATAAACGGGTTGGAAAAAAGAAGCAAGTCAGCAACCAGTGCCATCAGCACGGTGTATGGCAAGAAAGTGGTGATACAAACCATCACACAGGAATACTTCGCAGCTAAGCCAGGGAACTACCTCATTCCCGCGTTCGTAATCACGATCAACAGCCTCAAATTAAAATCAGAAGAGACAATGGTTGTCTTTTCTCAGCAAGCAAGCCCGGGAGACGCTGTTTCCGTAGGCGTGAGCCCTACTTTTGAGGCGGATGTGGAAGATACAGGCGACGGGATTTTCCTGTCCGTCCAGACGGATAAAAAGGCAGTTTTTATTAGGGAAGGATTTGCGTTGCGCATTTCTCTATACATTGCTGAGAATGCGCCGGTACAAATGGAATTTTACCGGTTCAATGAGCAATTGCAATCTATCCTCAAACAGTTACGGCCGGCGAATTGCTGGGAAGAGAATGTGGGCATTGAGGAAATTGTCAAACGTCGCATAACAATCAGAGGCCGCCGGTATACGGAATATAACATGTACCAGGCCCGGCTTTTCCCGATCACGACCGAAGACATTGTTTTTCCTTCGATCGCCCTGCAAATGCTTGTTATCGATAACAGCAAGGCAGTAAATGTGGAGCGGAAAGTGGTGAGGTCGTTCAGGTCGAACAAGGCGGCTATTGTCGTGCGCCAGTTGCCGGATCATCCGTTAAGGGATCAGGTTGCGGTTGGGCAGTATGCATTAAAGGAGAATCTGTCCAGCACGCTCGTTTATCCCGGCGAGAGCGTGCGTTACATGTTCAAGGTGGAAGGCGTTGGGAACATTGCCGCTATTCCGGCACCGACGATCCAATCCAACTCTACATTTGACATTTATCCGCCGGAAGTAAGTCAAATCATTAAAAGAAGCTACCAAAGTGTGGTAGGGGAGAAAACTTTCGATTACTTTGTTGTTCCCAGAAAGGACGGGGAATTTCCGTTAGGACGGTATTTTCAATGGGTATATTTCAATTCGTCAAAAGCAAAGTATGATACATTGCGGTCCGCAAAAATGCTTTCTGTAAAGGGCGAGGACTATAAGCTTGCCAACTTATCACTGAGCGGCTCTTCCGGGCTGTACGACAACCTGGAAAGCCTTGATAGCAGCAAAGATTCAATAGATTATAAAAAGATTTTAAAAGACACCACCAACGGCATAGTGATTCTGCTATTGATCGCAATGGTTTGGGTATTCAGAAAGTAA
- a CDS encoding tetratricopeptide repeat protein — MKLVALVIGLLAFVNLHAQTTQDGLALINGERYNEAGDLFKKLAETTPSADNQYYLGYYYIKTNQLDEAQKAFDKGLTIDDKSYLNKVGQGTVALAKGEKAKAKELFDEAEKKKKKDAEVLFRIGEAYTLFEKNNDPAEAIRLLDEAVKRDKNLADAYLAKGDALMLRNEGGAAVTAYEYALTAKPNYATAHNAIGQIYLRGKNYNLALENYKKAIEADPNFAPAYKDLAELYFLAQKYKQAAENFDLYIQKSGTTDPEMKLRAAQFAFTADDYAKSLQLLEEIKGKINNPITLRMYGWSNFKTNKPDEAIQNLTEFIKIAPDKVIGDDYKYLGRAYNQKVTDGKGYDSTGVAYILKGADMDTSKAEAATAYKEVAALYYAAKDFPNAAATFEKGIALDTAKASANDYYYTGLSNFQMATAKVLPTAADSNYADSAKISMERRTLFLKADSIFATVTQKLPDWPYGYYWRASTLYNAYDRQENVDKGISQPYYLRLTELAEKDPDPSKYKSYLKLAYGYLAFHAQTTLKDEAKAKEYWEKLLKVDPDNISAKEALGLATPTAETQPAAGAKAGAKTKAAATPKKK; from the coding sequence ATGAAATTAGTAGCACTGGTAATTGGTTTATTAGCGTTTGTTAATTTACACGCACAAACTACGCAGGACGGCTTAGCATTGATCAACGGAGAACGTTACAATGAAGCAGGTGATTTATTTAAAAAACTCGCAGAAACAACGCCTTCTGCTGATAACCAATATTACCTTGGTTATTACTATATAAAAACCAATCAACTGGACGAAGCACAAAAAGCCTTTGATAAAGGTCTTACGATTGATGATAAATCCTATTTGAATAAAGTAGGTCAGGGAACAGTTGCTCTTGCCAAAGGAGAAAAAGCAAAAGCGAAAGAGCTTTTCGACGAAGCAGAGAAGAAAAAGAAAAAAGATGCTGAGGTTCTTTTCAGAATAGGCGAGGCTTACACGCTTTTCGAGAAAAACAACGATCCTGCTGAGGCAATCAGATTGCTGGATGAAGCTGTTAAGAGAGATAAAAATCTTGCTGACGCCTATCTTGCAAAAGGGGATGCATTAATGTTACGTAATGAAGGTGGTGCTGCTGTAACGGCTTATGAATATGCTTTGACAGCAAAACCAAACTACGCAACTGCTCACAACGCGATTGGTCAGATTTACCTTCGTGGTAAGAACTACAACCTGGCGCTTGAAAACTACAAAAAGGCCATTGAAGCAGATCCTAACTTTGCACCGGCATACAAAGACCTTGCGGAGTTGTACTTCCTGGCTCAGAAATACAAACAAGCTGCTGAAAACTTCGATTTGTACATCCAGAAAAGCGGAACTACTGATCCTGAAATGAAATTGCGTGCTGCTCAGTTTGCATTTACGGCTGACGATTATGCAAAATCATTGCAATTGCTTGAAGAGATCAAAGGCAAAATCAACAACCCGATCACATTGCGTATGTATGGCTGGTCTAACTTCAAGACTAACAAGCCTGACGAAGCTATCCAGAACTTGACAGAATTCATCAAAATTGCTCCGGATAAAGTAATTGGTGATGACTACAAATATTTGGGTCGTGCATACAACCAGAAAGTAACAGACGGAAAAGGATATGACTCGACCGGTGTTGCTTACATTTTGAAAGGTGCTGATATGGATACGAGCAAAGCAGAAGCTGCAACTGCATACAAAGAAGTTGCTGCCCTGTATTATGCTGCGAAAGATTTCCCGAACGCTGCTGCAACTTTTGAAAAAGGTATCGCATTGGATACTGCAAAAGCAAGCGCGAATGACTATTACTACACTGGTTTGTCTAACTTCCAGATGGCAACTGCGAAAGTGCTTCCAACTGCTGCAGATTCAAACTATGCAGACAGTGCGAAGATTTCAATGGAAAGACGTACATTATTCCTGAAAGCAGATTCGATCTTCGCGACTGTTACTCAGAAACTTCCTGACTGGCCATATGGATACTATTGGAGAGCAAGTACGCTTTACAATGCATATGACAGACAAGAAAACGTTGACAAGGGAATTTCTCAGCCTTACTATTTGAGATTGACTGAACTGGCTGAAAAAGATCCAGATCCAAGCAAATACAAGTCTTATTTGAAATTGGCTTATGGCTATCTTGCATTCCACGCTCAAACTACATTGAAAGATGAAGCAAAGGCGAAGGAATATTGGGAGAAACTTCTAAAAGTGGATCCGGATAACATATCTGCAAAAGAAGCATTAGGATTAGCTACGCCAACAGCTGAAACGCAGCCAGCAGCAGGCGCAAAAGCTGGTGCTAAAACAAAAGCAGCAGCAACACCGAAGAAAAAATAA
- a CDS encoding substrate-binding domain-containing protein: MKFWSAGILLGTSVAFLSLLGCGGSNGDLDNPRQGTITVASDESFKPIVNALTNAYEGIYPNTHFKLEYKPEQEAIRQLLNDSARIIFSTRQLSEKETELIKKQKGSHKFQHIATDGLALVVSKSNTDSLITMPEIKAILEGKITDWSQLKDGNQKGPITLVFDNANASNLNFILNKFGIKDIQRLRITSAGSNENVIKDIRSNPLHLGFIGVSWISEGHSLATRELSKGINVLGVAQKANPDSLSNYIQPFQSGLEFKRYPLHRDLYIISREGYSGLGGGLMTYIARDVGGLIIQKMGLLPTVPYPRELEITTGKNF, from the coding sequence ATGAAATTTTGGTCAGCCGGAATATTGCTCGGCACATCAGTAGCGTTTCTGAGCTTGCTAGGTTGCGGTGGTTCTAATGGTGATCTTGATAACCCGAGGCAGGGAACAATTACCGTTGCCTCAGACGAATCATTCAAGCCGATTGTTAATGCGCTAACGAATGCATACGAGGGAATTTACCCGAATACGCATTTTAAGTTAGAGTATAAGCCAGAGCAAGAAGCGATTCGTCAATTGCTTAACGACAGTGCCCGGATCATTTTCTCGACCAGGCAGTTAAGCGAGAAGGAGACAGAGCTCATTAAGAAGCAGAAAGGATCCCATAAGTTTCAGCACATTGCAACTGATGGGCTGGCGTTGGTAGTAAGCAAATCAAATACGGACAGCTTAATAACAATGCCCGAGATTAAGGCAATACTGGAAGGGAAAATTACGGACTGGTCTCAGTTGAAGGATGGAAATCAAAAAGGGCCTATAACATTGGTGTTTGACAATGCCAATGCAAGCAACTTGAACTTCATTCTTAATAAATTTGGGATCAAGGACATTCAACGTTTGCGTATTACATCAGCTGGTTCTAACGAGAATGTAATCAAAGATATCAGGTCTAACCCGCTACATTTGGGTTTTATAGGCGTAAGCTGGATCAGCGAAGGGCATTCATTAGCAACAAGGGAATTGTCAAAAGGAATCAACGTATTGGGTGTTGCTCAAAAGGCTAATCCAGATTCTTTGTCAAATTATATTCAGCCCTTTCAAAGCGGACTTGAATTTAAAAGATATCCCCTCCACCGGGATTTATATATCATCAGCCGTGAAGGATATTCGGGATTGGGAGGCGGACTAATGACCTATATCGCACGGGATGTAGGAGGTTTAATAATTCAAAAAATGGGCTTATTGCCAACTGTACCTTACCCCAGGGAGCTCGAAATAACCACGGGGAAGAATTTTTAA
- a CDS encoding energy transducer TonB, whose amino-acid sequence MAEIGPNATLDDIVFADRNKAYGAFSLRQGYRADVTKATIIGAALFVLAMFTPSIINKLSAGEEEEVAMVEVDLMKIPPPPIDPAEPPPPPPPPVEQPKVNTVKFLPPEVKKDEEVPEEVPPPTVEEIKEAVVADKTVEGDPNANEIIVAPEAVAAPSKGTVVEAAPEPEKVFTVVEQQPEFPGGTAEMYKYLGKNIKYPSAASRANVSGRVFMSFVVNTDGSIQDVAVLKGLGFGCDEEAIRVVKAMPKWKPGKQSGRAVRVKYNLPINFQLE is encoded by the coding sequence ATGGCAGAAATAGGCCCGAATGCTACACTGGATGATATAGTGTTTGCTGATCGAAATAAGGCGTACGGAGCATTTTCACTTCGTCAGGGCTATCGTGCCGATGTGACGAAGGCTACCATAATCGGAGCAGCTCTCTTTGTTCTTGCAATGTTTACACCGTCAATTATTAATAAACTGTCGGCTGGCGAGGAAGAAGAAGTAGCAATGGTTGAGGTGGATTTAATGAAAATACCACCGCCGCCAATTGATCCGGCAGAACCGCCACCACCGCCACCACCGCCGGTTGAACAACCTAAGGTGAATACGGTGAAGTTCTTGCCTCCTGAGGTTAAAAAGGATGAAGAAGTGCCTGAAGAGGTGCCACCACCAACAGTAGAAGAAATTAAGGAAGCTGTTGTTGCGGATAAAACAGTTGAAGGAGATCCCAATGCGAACGAGATCATTGTTGCTCCCGAAGCAGTTGCGGCACCAAGCAAAGGAACAGTTGTAGAAGCAGCGCCAGAACCGGAAAAGGTTTTTACCGTTGTTGAGCAGCAGCCCGAGTTTCCAGGTGGTACGGCTGAAATGTACAAGTATTTAGGTAAAAATATCAAATACCCAAGTGCAGCTTCACGTGCCAACGTTTCAGGAAGGGTGTTTATGTCATTTGTAGTAAATACGGATGGTAGTATCCAAGATGTGGCTGTATTGAAAGGACTTGGTTTTGGTTGCGACGAAGAAGCTATCCGTGTTGTGAAAGCAATGCCGAAGTGGAAACCAGGTAAGCAATCAGGACGTGCGGTTCGTGTTAAGTACAACTTGCCAATCAATTTCCAGCTGGAGTAA
- a CDS encoding ExbD/TolR family protein yields MAAIEESGGGGHGKGDGKVRGKKMSTRVDMTPMVDLGFLLITFFMLATTMSKPTSMTLAVPDKTDEKDQEKTEPLKASKVLTLFMGANDDVYYLDGVAADDDKAEASLKTTRYGFDLRSVIFNSAKRINAANPKDEKGNDPFVVVIKPTPVSTYKNMVDVLDEMAITKSKRYALVETLTDSEKKLLGDKIVEK; encoded by the coding sequence ATGGCAGCAATTGAAGAATCCGGTGGTGGTGGGCATGGCAAAGGTGACGGTAAGGTTCGGGGCAAAAAGATGTCTACCCGTGTAGACATGACGCCAATGGTGGACTTGGGATTCTTGCTTATCACGTTTTTCATGCTAGCAACAACTATGTCGAAACCGACATCTATGACGCTGGCTGTTCCTGATAAGACGGATGAAAAGGACCAGGAAAAAACCGAACCGCTAAAAGCGTCAAAAGTGTTGACCCTTTTTATGGGAGCCAACGACGATGTATATTATCTGGATGGAGTAGCTGCGGATGACGATAAAGCAGAAGCATCTTTGAAAACAACCCGCTACGGGTTCGATTTGAGAAGTGTGATTTTCAACTCTGCTAAGCGTATCAATGCTGCAAATCCAAAGGATGAAAAAGGAAACGATCCTTTTGTTGTGGTAATCAAGCCAACGCCGGTTTCAACCTATAAGAACATGGTTGACGTATTGGACGAAATGGCCATTACCAAATCAAAGAGATATGCACTTGTAGAGACTCTGACAGATTCGGAGAAAAAGCTCTTGGGTGACAAAATCGTAGAAAAATAA
- a CDS encoding ExbD/TolR family protein, producing the protein MGKVRPKKHAPHTDMTAMTDVAFLLLTFFIMTATFKSNEAEITTPSSISQIKVPDDDIMVISIDKAGKVFFGVDAKPVRAAMLENIGQSKGITFTETEKAKFALQSSFGFPLNQLKPWLNMSKEQMPNVKQPGIPVDSTGASELADWVYAARKANSQLRIALKGDNLSKFPVFKDVLSNLQSQNINKFNLITGSEQAPAGYTND; encoded by the coding sequence ATGGGAAAGGTAAGACCTAAGAAGCATGCGCCGCATACAGATATGACAGCGATGACTGACGTAGCGTTCTTACTACTGACGTTCTTTATCATGACGGCAACTTTTAAGTCGAATGAAGCGGAGATTACAACACCCTCTTCCATTTCGCAGATTAAAGTTCCTGATGATGACATTATGGTCATTAGTATTGACAAAGCGGGCAAAGTGTTCTTTGGAGTGGATGCAAAACCGGTAAGAGCAGCAATGCTTGAAAACATTGGTCAATCAAAAGGGATCACGTTCACTGAGACTGAGAAAGCAAAATTTGCATTGCAATCAAGCTTTGGATTTCCATTGAACCAATTGAAACCTTGGTTGAATATGTCGAAGGAGCAAATGCCGAATGTGAAGCAACCAGGTATCCCGGTTGACTCTACGGGGGCAAGTGAACTGGCTGACTGGGTTTATGCAGCTCGTAAGGCTAACAGTCAATTGAGGATCGCTTTGAAAGGTGACAATCTTTCCAAGTTCCCGGTTTTCAAGGACGTGTTGTCTAACTTACAGTCGCAGAACATCAACAAGTTCAACCTGATCACAGGTAGCGAACAAGCGCCTGCCGGCTACACGAACGATTAA
- a CDS encoding MotA/TolQ/ExbB proton channel family protein: MEKKATSPAPAPKPAAAATKGKGGLNPALVIPLLFAIALAVYIFVLGAPEHFKDGDHAKGPIDGDYYGIVYKGGPIVPILMTCFLIVLTFTIERLITLNKAQGSGSIDAFVVKLRGLLDKNQIEEAIKECDRQKGSVGNVIKAGLLKYKQLTTETALDKEQKLAALQKEIEEATTLELPMLQKNLTIIATLAGASTLLALLGTVIGMIKAFAALGTSGSPDSAALATGISEALINTALGIGTSAIATISYAYLNSRVDDLTYSIDEIGLSLQSNFATHY, translated from the coding sequence ATGGAAAAGAAAGCTACAAGTCCGGCACCAGCTCCAAAGCCTGCTGCGGCAGCAACAAAAGGCAAAGGCGGTTTGAACCCGGCATTGGTAATCCCTCTACTATTTGCGATTGCATTGGCAGTTTACATTTTTGTTCTGGGAGCTCCCGAACACTTTAAAGATGGCGATCACGCAAAAGGCCCAATCGATGGTGATTACTACGGAATCGTTTACAAAGGAGGTCCTATCGTACCAATTTTGATGACTTGTTTCCTGATCGTGTTAACATTTACAATCGAGCGTTTGATCACTTTGAACAAAGCTCAAGGTTCTGGAAGCATCGATGCATTCGTTGTGAAGCTGAGAGGTCTTCTTGACAAAAACCAAATCGAAGAAGCAATTAAAGAATGTGACAGACAAAAAGGTTCTGTTGGTAACGTTATCAAAGCAGGTCTTTTGAAATATAAGCAATTGACTACGGAGACTGCACTTGACAAAGAGCAGAAACTGGCAGCGCTTCAGAAAGAAATCGAAGAAGCAACTACGCTTGAACTTCCAATGCTTCAGAAAAACCTTACGATTATCGCAACACTTGCAGGTGCATCTACACTTTTGGCACTTCTTGGAACGGTAATCGGTATGATCAAAGCCTTCGCGGCTCTTGGTACATCAGGTTCTCCTGACTCCGCTGCACTTGCCACAGGTATCTCTGAGGCCCTTATTAATACGGCACTTGGTATCGGTACTTCTGCGATCGCAACGATCTCATACGCTTACCTGAACAGCCGTGTTGACGACCTTACTTATAGCATTGATGAAATCGGCCTAAGCCTTCAATCAAACTTTGCTACACATTATTAA
- the gatC gene encoding Asp-tRNA(Asn)/Glu-tRNA(Gln) amidotransferase subunit GatC, which yields MKIDKESLKKIAHLARLEIKPEEEEGILKSMDSVLTWMEQLDEVDTDGVEPLTHILSEVNNWREDVGVNTMTREDALANAPAKNASYIMVPKVIE from the coding sequence ATGAAAATTGACAAGGAGTCTCTTAAAAAAATAGCCCACCTGGCCCGTTTGGAGATAAAACCAGAGGAAGAAGAAGGCATTTTAAAGAGTATGGACTCGGTATTGACGTGGATGGAGCAGCTGGACGAGGTGGATACTGATGGCGTTGAACCTCTGACTCATATCCTTAGCGAAGTGAACAACTGGCGCGAAGATGTGGGCGTGAACACGATGACGAGGGAAGATGCACTTGCAAATGCACCGGCAAAAAATGCTTCCTATATAATGGTCCCGAAGGTGATTGAGTAA
- a CDS encoding amidohydrolase, with protein MIAEQSTETLSVALIQTDLFWENTTANLATLEEKIATLSGPVDIIVLPEMFNSGFTMNTAAAEPMNFTTTRWMKQMAAQANALVIGSFAVKEEGRFYNRLMCVAPDGSYVFNDKKHLFSFGNEHLTYTPGKSRLIINYKGWKVCPLVCYDLRFPVWSRNSASDPYDILIYVANWPARRAHAWNTLLKARAIENQSYVVGVNRVGSDANGLTYQGDSVALDYLGEPLSMLANAETEKIVTFHKGDLDAYRVAFPALNDADDFQINW; from the coding sequence ATGATAGCAGAACAGTCTACGGAAACATTGTCGGTCGCTTTAATTCAAACCGACCTGTTTTGGGAAAACACGACTGCTAACCTGGCAACGCTTGAAGAAAAAATAGCGACGCTGTCGGGTCCGGTGGATATCATTGTGCTTCCGGAAATGTTCAACTCGGGTTTCACAATGAACACCGCAGCGGCCGAACCCATGAATTTCACCACCACGCGCTGGATGAAGCAAATGGCTGCACAAGCGAACGCGCTTGTCATCGGGAGCTTTGCTGTAAAGGAAGAAGGGAGGTTCTACAATCGGTTAATGTGCGTTGCTCCCGATGGTTCCTATGTATTTAATGATAAGAAGCATCTTTTCAGTTTTGGAAATGAGCACCTTACCTATACACCCGGGAAATCCAGGCTGATCATTAATTACAAGGGCTGGAAGGTTTGCCCATTGGTTTGCTACGATCTCCGGTTTCCCGTTTGGAGCCGTAACAGTGCTTCCGATCCTTATGACATCCTTATATATGTAGCGAATTGGCCGGCCAGGCGTGCGCATGCCTGGAATACTTTGTTAAAAGCCCGGGCTATTGAAAACCAAAGCTATGTGGTAGGCGTGAACCGCGTTGGCTCGGATGCAAATGGGCTAACTTACCAGGGAGATTCGGTTGCGCTCGATTATCTTGGGGAGCCGCTGAGTATGCTGGCCAATGCAGAAACGGAAAAGATCGTCACTTTCCATAAAGGTGATCTTGATGCGTACCGGGTCGCTTTCCCAGCATTGAATGATGCCGACGATTTTCAGATAAATTGGTGA
- the def gene encoding peptide deformylase — protein MIYPIVAYGDPILRKPTQFIEKDQLDLKKLSEDMFETMHGANGVGLAAPQIGMNIRVFVVDATPFSEKDDDDDDEPDLSLADFKKTFINPEILEEDGKEWAFEEGCLSIPGIRGDVYRPERVKIRYRDTDWNEYTEEYTGMAARIIQHEYDHLLGKLFVDYLPTLKKQLIKRKLADITKGNVDSDYRMRFPGRR, from the coding sequence ATGATTTATCCCATCGTAGCATACGGAGATCCTATCCTGAGAAAACCAACCCAATTCATTGAAAAAGACCAGCTTGATCTGAAAAAACTTTCAGAAGATATGTTTGAGACCATGCATGGTGCAAATGGGGTAGGGCTGGCAGCGCCGCAGATCGGCATGAATATCCGTGTTTTTGTGGTGGACGCAACGCCGTTCAGTGAAAAAGACGATGACGACGACGATGAACCGGATCTTTCATTGGCTGATTTCAAAAAAACATTCATCAACCCTGAAATCCTGGAAGAGGATGGTAAAGAATGGGCATTTGAAGAAGGCTGTCTGAGCATTCCGGGGATCCGTGGCGATGTATACCGCCCCGAGCGCGTGAAAATCCGTTACCGCGATACGGATTGGAATGAGTATACCGAAGAATATACCGGAATGGCCGCCAGGATCATTCAGCATGAATATGATCATTTGTTAGGCAAACTTTTCGTCGATTACCTGCCAACATTGAAAAAGCAATTAATCAAAAGGAAACTCGCGGACATTACAAAAGGCAATGTAGACTCAGATTACCGCATGCGTTTTCCGGGGCGGAGATAA
- the ruvX gene encoding Holliday junction resolvase RuvX yields the protein MPRLLAIDYGAKRTGIAVTDPLQIIATALDTVRTHDLTEFLKKYAASEPIEAFIVGMPKRLDNTESENAARVTAFIKILKKTFPDIPVHAHDERFTSSMALQSMIASGSKKSDRREKGNIDKISATIILQSYMESKR from the coding sequence ATGCCGCGTCTTCTGGCGATTGATTATGGTGCCAAACGCACCGGTATTGCTGTTACAGATCCTTTGCAGATCATTGCCACTGCCCTTGATACGGTCAGGACGCATGACTTAACGGAGTTTTTAAAGAAATACGCAGCCAGTGAACCAATCGAAGCATTTATAGTAGGAATGCCGAAAAGGCTTGATAATACGGAAAGTGAGAATGCGGCAAGAGTAACCGCATTTATTAAAATCCTGAAAAAAACATTTCCGGACATTCCTGTACACGCACACGACGAAAGGTTCACGTCGTCTATGGCCCTGCAATCCATGATTGCGTCCGGCTCCAAAAAGAGCGACCGACGGGAAAAGGGCAACATTGATAAAATAAGCGCCACGATCATTCTCCAGTCTTATATGGAAAGTAAAAGGTGA